The Cytobacillus sp. NJ13 sequence CAGAGGAGAGAAAGCATTACCTAGCCCCGCTCTTTAGCGGGGTTTTTACTATGTAAAAAAACATTCGCCATTAACAGCGAATGCTTTTTCGAAGCTCTTAATTCAGCTCCTCCTTTACAGAGTTCCGGAATTCGCTGTTTGTCAGAAATTAAAGCTGAAAACTGTTCATATTCCTTGAAAGCTCCTTAAAATGCGCATTGCTCAGATCATTTGCAAGGAAAGCCATTTCTGTACGATTGCCCTCTTTATCGGTTGCATACATGCTGATGGTAAAAACAAAGGCTGTTGATCCACCCTTTTGCCCTGCATACTGAAGCCACTCCCGGTTGCGGGGATTTTTTATCAGCTGCTCCATAACTGGGTCGAGATAAGAGTGGACTTCCTTGGAAAAATAGCTTTTACTGTTTAATAGTCTCATAAGCTCTGCATAATCACCAGCAGAAGCACGCGGAAGCCTGTCGGACCATACTTTTTGAAAATCCATATCGAGAACCTTTAATATTTCCTTCTTACCTTTTTCAAGTGGCGGATGGCTTTCCCATTTCTGATGGATGTCTATAGCACTGCTTCGATACTCCTCAAGACTCATGCCCTTCAATTCCTTAAGCGCCTCTTCTTTTGTGAATCCCTTTTCCTCCATCAGCTTCATTGGGATAAAAAGGGCACTGACAATCGGATACATCTTTTCATGACTGGCAAGCTTCAAATCGTCAGCAAGTCTATTCACATTTTCAATTCCCAGGACATTCAGCAGGTAATCGGTGTTTGCATTCGAACTGTAAGCGATCATCCCATTTGCTACTTCGCTTAGAGAAACACTTTCCACCTCTTCAGAAAGACCATCAATCCACGCCTGGTGGGCTCCGCCATCTGTTTTAGGAACATAGTACGTTTCCAAAGTCTTTAAATCTACTTTTTCCTGGGGATCTATTTCTCCCTCCGCTGCCTGACGCGCATATTCAATTGCCACTATAATTTTAACCGTGCTTGCTAAAGGAAGCGGCACATTCTCATTGATATTAACCCACTCTTTATCATTATGCCGAATAACCAAAGCCATACTGTCTGTGTGCCTGTGTGCCTGCACATACCCGATGACTGACTCAGGATTACCGCTGCTTTTCCCCTTTAGATACATGAATAATGCCCAAGCTGCTGCTGCCAAAATAAGAACTATTCCTGTGATTACCCACATCATCTTCAAAAAGAAAACCTCCAT is a genomic window containing:
- a CDS encoding serine hydrolase produces the protein MKMMWVITGIVLILAAAAWALFMYLKGKSSGNPESVIGYVQAHRHTDSMALVIRHNDKEWVNINENVPLPLASTVKIIVAIEYARQAAEGEIDPQEKVDLKTLETYYVPKTDGGAHQAWIDGLSEEVESVSLSEVANGMIAYSSNANTDYLLNVLGIENVNRLADDLKLASHEKMYPIVSALFIPMKLMEEKGFTKEEALKELKGMSLEEYRSSAIDIHQKWESHPPLEKGKKEILKVLDMDFQKVWSDRLPRASAGDYAELMRLLNSKSYFSKEVHSYLDPVMEQLIKNPRNREWLQYAGQKGGSTAFVFTISMYATDKEGNRTEMAFLANDLSNAHFKELSRNMNSFQL